A single region of the Roseivivax sp. THAF197b genome encodes:
- a CDS encoding LysR family transcriptional regulator — MDNWDDLRFLVALSRTGTMTAAAKLLGTNTATVSRRIDRLSETLGEAAFVKTSLGWQPSPSVTKLIDLAQTFDGELQSTLNAREVDGELGLASINLGSPPIVTSQVLIPGYSNGSNELRGITITFNDRLLREGLGENDVVLQLGAPEVGRIVTRKAGTMNFNFFQKRGAPEPAEKWIGLSEAFEHVPVQQIGFERFQSPPTVRVENFAAIYSLIHVTGMPGPLPDVMGLRDPELIYMDPNLPSYQAEFWVMYHETRRSDPVMRRVVDWIMSCFETLERDQRATIAKSA; from the coding sequence ATGGATAATTGGGACGATCTGCGGTTTCTCGTGGCGCTCTCGCGGACGGGAACTATGACCGCAGCGGCAAAGCTGCTGGGGACGAATACCGCGACCGTGTCGCGGCGGATCGACCGCCTGTCCGAAACGCTCGGAGAGGCTGCCTTCGTCAAGACCTCGCTCGGTTGGCAACCGTCCCCGTCCGTGACCAAGCTGATCGATCTCGCGCAGACCTTTGACGGCGAGTTGCAAAGCACGCTCAATGCACGCGAAGTGGATGGGGAGCTGGGCCTCGCGTCGATCAATCTCGGATCGCCGCCCATCGTCACGTCGCAGGTTCTCATCCCGGGATATTCCAACGGGTCCAACGAGTTGCGCGGCATCACGATCACTTTCAATGACCGTCTTCTGCGCGAGGGTCTGGGCGAAAACGATGTCGTTCTGCAATTGGGGGCGCCGGAAGTCGGCCGCATCGTGACGCGCAAGGCGGGCACGATGAACTTCAACTTCTTCCAGAAACGTGGCGCGCCGGAGCCCGCCGAAAAGTGGATCGGGCTGTCCGAGGCGTTCGAGCACGTGCCGGTGCAGCAGATCGGGTTCGAAAGGTTCCAGTCCCCGCCCACCGTCCGGGTCGAAAACTTTGCCGCGATCTACAGTCTGATCCATGTGACCGGAATGCCGGGCCCCCTGCCCGACGTGATGGGCCTGCGCGATCCCGAACTGATCTACATGGATCCGAACCTGCCGTCTTACCAGGCCGAGTTCTGGGTCATGTACCACGAAACGCGCCGTTCCGACCCGGTCATGCGCCGCGTTGTCGACTGGATCATGTCGTGTTTCGAGACTCTGGAACGCGACCAGCGGGCGACCATCGCGAAGTCCGCCTGA
- the gyrA gene encoding DNA gyrase subunit A, whose amino-acid sequence MTDTPEPPDNEEQNPPAPAPHSGPTISIEQEMKSSYLDYAMSVIVSRAIPDLRDGLKPVHRRILYAMHETGNTHDKSYRKSARPVGDVMGKYHPHGDSAIYDALVRMAQDFSMSLPLLDGQGNFGSMDGDNPAAMRYTEVRMDKPAAYILADIDKDTVDFQDNYDGKDREPTVLPARFPNMLVNGAGGIAVGMATNIPPHNLGEVVDATLALIEDPDLTSEALIEYIPGPDFPTGGIMLGRSGARKAYLEGRGSVIVRAKTRIEELRKDRYAIIIDEIPYQVNKSAMIEKIAEAARDKKIEGIAHVQDESDRSGVRVVVELKRDATPDVVLNQLFRFTPMQTYFGCNMLALNGGKPEQLTLRRFLTSFIDFREEVVARRTAYLLRKARERSHILCGLAVAVSNVDEVVATIRASQDAAEAREKLMTRRWPAEEIAPFIRLIDDPTHTMNEDGTYNLSEAQARAILELRLQRLTQLGVKEVTDELEELAGKIKEYLEILGSRERIMGMIADELREVRELFAVPRRTEIVDWSGDMEDEDLIERQDMVVTVTAGGYIKRTPLADFRAQKRGGKGLSGGQLKDDDVVTTLFVANTHTQLLFFTTEGMVYKLKTWRLPLGGRTSKGKAIVNILPIPTGVSIAAIMPVDRDEEDWDDLQIVFATSAGDVRRNALSDFTNVKRNGKIAMELSEGVSLVNARIASEDDDVMLVTDSGRAIRFRTTDVRVFKGRKSTGVRGIKLTGDDHVVSMAVIRHSRYTPEERTAYLKMRRAMAGLSDEAEAGDEDAAIADPNFSTELYAEMSAAENLILTITRGGAGKLSSSHDYPIRGRGGMGVQAMDKAMRGGPVIASFPVELDDQIMLATSKGQSIRVPVDGISFRSRSAGGVRVFNTAKGEEVVSVAWIADQPEDEADIATDGGENES is encoded by the coding sequence GTGACCGACACACCCGAACCCCCTGATAACGAAGAACAAAATCCGCCCGCACCGGCACCGCACAGCGGGCCTACGATCTCGATCGAGCAGGAGATGAAATCCTCCTATCTCGATTACGCCATGTCGGTGATCGTCAGCCGCGCGATTCCGGACCTGCGCGACGGCTTGAAACCGGTGCATCGGCGCATCCTTTACGCCATGCATGAGACCGGCAACACGCATGACAAGTCCTACCGCAAATCCGCGCGCCCCGTGGGCGACGTCATGGGTAAGTACCACCCCCATGGCGACAGCGCGATCTATGACGCATTGGTGCGGATGGCGCAGGATTTCTCCATGTCGCTGCCGCTTCTGGACGGTCAGGGCAATTTCGGCTCGATGGATGGCGATAACCCGGCGGCCATGCGCTACACCGAAGTGCGCATGGACAAGCCCGCAGCCTATATCCTGGCCGATATCGACAAGGACACGGTCGATTTCCAGGACAATTACGACGGCAAGGATCGCGAGCCCACGGTCCTGCCCGCACGCTTTCCGAACATGCTGGTCAATGGTGCGGGCGGTATCGCCGTCGGCATGGCCACCAACATCCCGCCGCATAACCTCGGCGAAGTGGTCGATGCGACGCTGGCACTGATCGAGGATCCGGATCTGACCTCCGAGGCGCTGATCGAGTACATACCGGGTCCCGATTTCCCCACGGGCGGCATCATGCTGGGCCGGTCGGGCGCGCGGAAGGCGTATCTCGAAGGGCGTGGCTCTGTGATCGTGCGGGCCAAGACCCGGATCGAGGAGCTGCGCAAGGATCGCTACGCCATCATCATCGACGAGATCCCCTACCAGGTGAACAAGTCGGCAATGATCGAGAAGATCGCCGAGGCGGCCCGCGACAAGAAGATCGAGGGCATCGCCCATGTGCAGGACGAGAGCGACCGTTCCGGCGTGCGCGTGGTCGTCGAGCTCAAGCGCGACGCGACCCCGGACGTGGTGCTGAACCAGCTCTTCCGTTTCACGCCGATGCAGACCTATTTCGGCTGCAACATGCTGGCGCTGAACGGCGGCAAGCCCGAGCAGTTGACCCTGCGGCGCTTCCTGACCTCCTTCATCGATTTCCGCGAAGAGGTGGTCGCCCGGCGCACCGCCTACCTTCTGCGCAAGGCGCGCGAGCGGAGCCATATCCTCTGCGGTCTGGCGGTCGCGGTGTCGAATGTCGACGAGGTCGTGGCCACGATCCGCGCGAGCCAGGACGCCGCCGAGGCGCGCGAGAAGCTGATGACGCGCCGCTGGCCCGCCGAGGAGATCGCGCCCTTCATCCGGCTGATCGACGATCCCACGCATACGATGAACGAGGACGGCACCTACAACCTGTCCGAAGCGCAGGCCCGCGCGATCCTGGAACTCAGGCTGCAGCGCCTGACACAGCTCGGGGTCAAGGAAGTCACGGACGAGCTCGAGGAACTGGCGGGCAAGATCAAGGAATACCTCGAGATCCTGGGCTCGCGGGAGCGGATCATGGGCATGATCGCCGACGAGCTGCGCGAAGTGCGCGAGCTTTTCGCCGTGCCCCGCCGTACCGAGATCGTCGACTGGTCCGGCGACATGGAAGACGAGGACCTGATCGAGCGTCAGGACATGGTCGTCACCGTCACCGCAGGCGGCTACATCAAGCGCACGCCGCTGGCTGATTTTCGGGCGCAGAAGCGCGGCGGCAAGGGCCTGTCCGGTGGACAGCTCAAGGATGATGACGTCGTCACCACGCTCTTCGTGGCCAACACGCATACGCAACTGTTGTTCTTCACCACCGAAGGCATGGTCTACAAGCTCAAGACCTGGCGTCTGCCGCTGGGCGGACGGACCTCGAAGGGCAAGGCGATCGTCAACATCCTGCCCATCCCGACGGGCGTGTCGATCGCGGCCATCATGCCGGTGGACCGCGACGAGGAGGATTGGGACGATCTGCAGATCGTCTTCGCGACCTCTGCGGGCGATGTCCGGCGCAACGCGCTGTCGGATTTCACCAACGTCAAGCGCAACGGCAAGATCGCGATGGAGTTGAGCGAGGGCGTCAGCCTCGTGAATGCGCGTATCGCGTCCGAAGATGACGACGTCATGCTGGTGACCGATAGCGGCCGCGCGATCCGCTTCCGCACCACCGATGTGCGGGTCTTCAAGGGCCGCAAATCCACCGGGGTTCGGGGCATCAAGCTGACCGGCGACGATCACGTGGTCTCCATGGCCGTGATCCGCCACTCGCGCTACACGCCCGAGGAGCGGACCGCCTATCTGAAGATGCGCCGCGCCATGGCCGGCCTTTCGGACGAAGCCGAGGCCGGGGACGAGGATGCAGCCATTGCCGATCCCAACTTCTCGACCGAGCTTTACGCCGAGATGTCCGCTGCCGAGAACCTGATCCTGACCATCACGCGCGGTGGCGCGGGCAAGCTGAGCTCGAGCCACGACTACCCGATCCGGGGACGCGGCGGCATGGGCGTGCAGGCCATGGACAAGGCGATGCGCGGCGGGCCCGTCATCGCAAGCTTCCCGGTCGAGCTCGACGATCAGATCATGCTCGCCACGTCGAAGGGACAGTCGATTCGCGTGCCTGTGGACGGTATCTCGTTCCGGTCCCGCTCTGCGGGTGGTGTGCGCGTTTTCAACACGGCCAAGGGCGAGGAAGTCGTCTCAGTCGCGTGGATCGCCGATCAACCGGAAGATGAAGCGGATATCGCGACGGATGGCGGCGAAAACGAATCGTGA
- a CDS encoding usg protein, with product MSQSETELMLKGYGLTTAEIFYRMPDYRNVLNTFVWQDYDLAPDHPKLLDFIAFWQDEIEGPLHSVRFTHRKMISPGEWRHVTGEFTYH from the coding sequence ATGTCCCAAAGCGAAACGGAGTTGATGCTGAAAGGCTACGGTCTGACCACGGCCGAGATCTTCTATCGCATGCCGGATTACCGCAACGTGCTAAACACCTTCGTGTGGCAGGATTACGATCTGGCCCCCGATCATCCCAAACTGCTCGATTTCATCGCCTTCTGGCAGGATGAGATCGAAGGCCCGCTGCATTCCGTACGCTTCACCCATCGCAAGATGATCTCGCCCGGCGAATGGCGGCATGTGACCGGCGAATTCACCTATCACTGA
- a CDS encoding UbiH/UbiF family hydroxylase, whose product MDHDILISGGGIAGMSAAAAFGRAGFSVLCVDPAPPVTERDADGADLRTTAFLQPARDFLDRAGLWARLSDHATPLQVMRIADASRSPPMTRDFNAADISDLPFGWNLPNWLLRREMAKALDEMPGVDFRPGTATKSLFTRTGEARVGLSDGTRPRVKLVIAADGRGSPMRQAAGIGVTTTRYGQKALAFAVTHDAPHGNVSTEIHRAGGPFTLVPLPDHDGRPSSAVVWMMAARDAERRAALDVPAFEAEMTDRSAGLYGPLKLASKRNLWPIITQGAERLTAQRLALVAEAAHVMPPIGAQGLNMSLRDLETLLDLAVAAPERLGDAAMLDAYEKKRAPDIRLRMSGISALNRASMQGLPTLQAARATGLGLLHDLAPMRKAVMELGLGAKAR is encoded by the coding sequence ATGGACCATGACATCCTCATTTCAGGCGGCGGCATTGCGGGCATGTCGGCGGCAGCCGCCTTCGGGCGCGCGGGCTTTTCGGTGCTTTGCGTCGATCCCGCCCCGCCGGTGACGGAGCGCGACGCGGATGGTGCCGATCTGCGCACGACCGCCTTCCTGCAGCCTGCCCGCGATTTCCTGGATCGCGCAGGCCTGTGGGCGCGCCTGTCGGACCACGCGACGCCCCTGCAGGTCATGCGCATCGCCGATGCGAGCCGCAGCCCGCCGATGACCCGCGATTTCAACGCCGCCGACATCTCCGACCTACCCTTCGGATGGAACCTGCCAAACTGGCTATTGCGGCGCGAAATGGCCAAGGCGCTGGACGAGATGCCGGGCGTCGATTTCCGCCCCGGAACCGCAACGAAATCGCTGTTCACGCGCACTGGCGAGGCGCGCGTCGGGCTGTCGGATGGTACACGCCCCCGGGTGAAGCTGGTGATTGCGGCGGACGGGCGCGGATCGCCCATGCGGCAGGCGGCCGGAATCGGCGTGACGACCACGCGGTATGGGCAGAAAGCGCTGGCCTTCGCGGTCACCCATGACGCGCCCCATGGCAATGTCTCGACCGAGATCCACCGCGCGGGCGGGCCTTTCACGCTCGTTCCCCTGCCCGATCACGACGGGCGCCCCTCCTCCGCGGTGGTCTGGATGATGGCCGCGCGCGATGCCGAACGGCGGGCCGCGCTCGATGTGCCCGCTTTTGAGGCGGAGATGACGGATCGCTCCGCCGGGCTTTATGGCCCGCTGAAACTGGCCTCGAAGCGCAATCTCTGGCCGATCATCACCCAAGGGGCAGAGCGGCTGACCGCGCAGCGCCTGGCGCTCGTGGCAGAGGCCGCCCATGTGATGCCGCCCATCGGCGCGCAGGGTCTGAACATGTCGCTGCGCGATCTCGAGACGCTGCTCGACCTTGCGGTCGCGGCGCCCGAGCGCTTGGGCGATGCGGCCATGCTGGACGCCTACGAGAAGAAGCGTGCGCCGGATATCCGGTTGCGCATGTCGGGGATCTCCGCGCTGAACCGCGCCTCCATGCAGGGTCTGCCCACGCTTCAGGCCGCACGGGCCACCGGATTGGGGCTGTTGCATGATCTGGCACCGATGCGGAAGGCCGTCATGGAACTGGGTCTCGGCGCCAAGGCCCGCTGA
- a CDS encoding pyrimidine 5'-nucleotidase — protein sequence MKERFSHVRHWVFDLDNTLYPPEARLFDQIETRMTDWVMRELSVDAVEANRLRKKYWAEYGTTLAGLMQVHGVDPGGYLHDVHDISFAPLVPDPVLAARIAALPGRRIVYTNGSAPYANRVLKARGLDGLFDAIYGVEHADFAPKPERVAFERVFARDGTDTARAAMFEDEPRNLAAPHAMGMRTIHVAPEAHVAEHIHHHTDDLSGFLSRIL from the coding sequence ATGAAAGAGCGTTTTTCACATGTCCGCCACTGGGTCTTCGACCTCGACAACACCCTTTATCCGCCCGAGGCGCGGCTTTTCGACCAGATCGAAACGCGCATGACCGACTGGGTGATGCGCGAACTCAGCGTCGATGCGGTGGAGGCCAATCGCCTGCGCAAGAAATACTGGGCCGAATACGGCACCACGCTCGCAGGGCTCATGCAGGTGCACGGGGTAGATCCGGGCGGATACCTGCACGATGTGCACGACATTTCCTTCGCGCCGCTCGTGCCCGACCCGGTTCTTGCCGCGCGGATCGCGGCGCTGCCCGGACGCCGGATCGTCTATACCAACGGTTCGGCCCCTTACGCGAACCGGGTGTTGAAGGCGCGCGGTCTCGACGGGTTGTTCGATGCGATCTACGGGGTCGAGCACGCGGATTTCGCTCCGAAGCCCGAACGTGTGGCCTTCGAGCGCGTCTTTGCCCGCGACGGCACGGACACCGCTCGTGCCGCCATGTTCGAGGACGAGCCCCGCAACCTCGCAGCCCCCCATGCGATGGGCATGCGAACCATCCACGTGGCCCCCGAGGCGCATGTGGCAGAGCATATCCATCACCATACGGACGATCTGTCGGGCTTTCTGTCCCGCATCCTGTAA
- a CDS encoding GntR family transcriptional regulator, with protein sequence MRDRTTPQRDAYSLILEAIDVGTFKPGDRLVESDLAERFGVSRTPIREALQRLETQSLLARDGRSLIVASLDHNQMAELYAVRTELEGLAARLAARHATEEEIAVLADMVEEDRARLDDPKALARANRRFHKQIHLASHNRYLVQQLDLVHRSMALMATTSLAAEGRGTRALEEHNAIVEAISRRDEEAAYQALRDHISVAFVTRLKLDAATER encoded by the coding sequence ATGCGGGACAGAACCACCCCCCAGCGCGATGCCTATTCCCTGATCCTCGAGGCGATCGATGTGGGCACGTTCAAACCCGGTGATCGACTGGTGGAAAGCGATCTGGCCGAACGCTTCGGCGTCTCGCGCACGCCGATCCGCGAGGCGTTGCAGCGGCTTGAGACCCAATCCCTGCTGGCCCGCGATGGCCGCTCGCTGATTGTGGCCTCGCTCGATCACAACCAGATGGCCGAGCTCTACGCCGTGCGCACCGAACTTGAGGGGCTGGCGGCGCGTCTGGCGGCCCGTCACGCCACCGAGGAAGAGATCGCCGTGCTTGCTGACATGGTCGAGGAGGACCGCGCGCGGCTCGACGACCCCAAGGCCCTGGCCCGTGCCAATCGCCGGTTTCACAAGCAGATCCATCTCGCGTCGCACAACCGCTATCTCGTGCAGCAGCTCGACCTCGTCCATCGCTCCATGGCGCTGATGGCCACGACGTCGCTGGCCGCCGAAGGGCGGGGGACGCGCGCGCTCGAGGAACACAACGCCATCGTCGAGGCGATCAGCCGCCGTGACGAGGAGGCGGCCTACCAGGCCTTGCGCGATCATATCTCGGTGGCGTTCGTGACGCGCCTCAAGCTCGACGCGGCGACGGAGCGCTGA
- a CDS encoding glycosyltransferase family 2 protein, with protein MLSSKVDPPPSRQAASIDDRGRSVAGLLVDGGHVPAADMVAALGDAVATGAPLRRVLLASDLIGEDEYVPALALRCGVMALNRADHPADQTLAGLLPAETCLTHGALPWMWIGTSLVVAATSRAGFDAVRAPFDATGQAVIMAAMSEADIHAEIGARYGRAMVEAAETWVPDAEACRDLGHAGAARVAIASSVTIASVGLLALAPLVFFAALLIIAVVSLLLTQALKLAALIAARKPPPRPGPPRHPLPDVTLLVPLFREAAIARALIDRLSRLSYPKSCLSVLLILEDIDRETASILAAADLPGWVRIVVVPGGSIQTKPRALNYALRFSKGSVIGILDAEDAPAVDQIERVVARFQTAPPEVACLQGVLDFYNPRANWLSRCFAIEYATWFRLILPGLARLGVPIPLGGTTVYFRREALEAVRGWDAHNVTEDADLGLRLARHGYRTELLQTVTREEANNRVWPWIKQRARWLKGYAMTWATHSRSPRALIRDLGLRRAAAVQVLFLGTLLQFLLAPVLWSFWLILAGVPHPAAEILSPAALRGLFVIFIACEAVTVLAGMLALARSPHARLMPWVPGMILYFPLGTIAMYRAVWSLITRPFHWDKTQHGHSAPDRPGSDRVPE; from the coding sequence ATGCTTTCGAGCAAGGTCGACCCCCCACCCAGCCGCCAGGCGGCCAGCATCGATGATCGCGGCCGTTCGGTCGCCGGTCTCCTCGTCGATGGCGGTCATGTGCCTGCCGCTGACATGGTCGCGGCATTGGGAGATGCGGTCGCGACCGGCGCCCCCTTGCGGCGCGTGCTGCTCGCCAGTGACCTGATCGGAGAGGACGAATACGTCCCCGCCCTGGCCCTGCGCTGCGGCGTCATGGCGCTCAACCGGGCCGATCACCCCGCCGATCAGACACTTGCAGGCCTCCTGCCTGCGGAGACCTGCCTGACCCATGGCGCCCTGCCCTGGATGTGGATCGGCACATCGCTGGTGGTGGCCGCGACAAGCCGCGCGGGCTTCGACGCCGTGCGCGCGCCCTTCGACGCCACGGGCCAAGCCGTCATAATGGCCGCGATGTCCGAGGCGGACATTCATGCCGAGATCGGCGCGCGCTACGGGCGGGCCATGGTCGAAGCGGCGGAAACCTGGGTGCCGGATGCGGAGGCCTGCCGCGATCTGGGCCATGCCGGGGCTGCACGGGTCGCGATTGCAAGCTCCGTCACGATTGCAAGCGTCGGGCTTCTGGCCCTGGCGCCGCTGGTCTTCTTCGCAGCCCTTCTGATCATCGCGGTGGTGTCGCTGCTCCTGACACAGGCATTGAAGCTGGCCGCGTTGATCGCAGCGCGCAAACCGCCGCCCCGTCCGGGCCCGCCCCGCCATCCGCTGCCCGATGTGACGCTGCTGGTCCCGCTGTTTCGCGAGGCGGCGATTGCGCGGGCGCTGATCGACCGGCTGTCGCGGCTCAGCTATCCCAAATCCTGCCTGTCTGTCTTGCTGATCCTGGAAGACATCGACCGGGAGACCGCCAGCATCCTTGCCGCCGCGGACCTGCCGGGCTGGGTCCGGATCGTGGTCGTGCCGGGCGGCAGCATTCAGACCAAGCCGCGCGCGCTGAATTATGCGCTGCGATTTTCCAAGGGCAGCGTGATCGGGATTCTCGATGCGGAGGATGCGCCGGCGGTCGATCAGATCGAGCGGGTTGTCGCGCGCTTCCAGACCGCGCCGCCGGAGGTTGCCTGCCTTCAGGGCGTTCTCGATTTCTACAATCCGCGTGCCAATTGGCTGTCGCGGTGTTTCGCCATCGAATACGCGACCTGGTTCCGGCTGATCCTGCCCGGTCTCGCGCGGCTCGGCGTGCCGATCCCGCTGGGCGGCACCACGGTCTATTTCCGCCGCGAGGCGCTGGAGGCCGTGCGCGGCTGGGACGCCCATAACGTGACCGAGGATGCCGATCTCGGCCTTCGTCTCGCGCGTCACGGCTACCGGACGGAGCTTTTGCAGACCGTCACCCGCGAGGAAGCCAACAACCGTGTCTGGCCGTGGATCAAGCAGCGGGCCCGGTGGCTCAAGGGATATGCCATGACCTGGGCCACGCACAGCCGCAGTCCGCGCGCGCTTATACGTGACCTCGGGCTGCGGCGCGCGGCGGCGGTGCAGGTGCTGTTTCTGGGCACCTTGCTGCAATTCCTTCTGGCGCCCGTCTTGTGGTCGTTCTGGCTGATCCTGGCAGGCGTGCCGCATCCCGCGGCGGAGATCCTGTCGCCCGCCGCTCTGCGCGGGCTTTTCGTGATCTTCATCGCCTGCGAGGCGGTCACGGTGCTTGCGGGCATGCTGGCGCTGGCCCGATCTCCGCATGCGCGTCTCATGCCCTGGGTGCCGGGCATGATCCTCTATTTCCCACTGGGCACGATTGCGATGTATCGCGCGGTCTGGTCGCTGATCACGCGGCCGTTCCATTGGGACAAGACCCAGCATGGCCATTCCGCACCGGACCGGCCCGGCAGCGACCGCGTGCCGGAATAG
- the carA gene encoding glutamine-hydrolyzing carbamoyl-phosphate synthase small subunit: protein MTAPTACLALADGTLFYGMGFGATGETVAELCFNTAMTGYQEIMTDPSYAGQIVTFTFPHIGNTGVNPEDDETQDPVAAGMVVKWMPTQSSNWRAVSELSDWLASRGRIAIGGIDTRRLTRAIRQQGAPHAALAHNPDGVFDTEALVAKARDFAGLEGLDLAKDVTCAQSYRWDEMRWAWPEGYARQENPVHKVVAIDYGAKRNILRSLASAGCDVTVLPATATAEDVLALNPDGVFLSNGPGDPAATGEYAVPMIREVLDKGLPVFGICLGHQMLALALGAKTVKMNHGHHGANHPVKDTETGKVEVTSMNHGFAVDSQSLPQGVLETHVSLFDGSNCGLRVEGKPVFSVQQHPEASPGPMDSYYLFERFADWMADHKAANT from the coding sequence ATGACCGCTCCTACCGCTTGCCTCGCCCTGGCCGATGGCACGTTGTTCTATGGCATGGGCTTCGGCGCCACCGGGGAGACGGTGGCCGAGCTCTGCTTCAACACCGCGATGACCGGGTATCAGGAGATCATGACCGATCCCTCTTATGCGGGCCAGATCGTCACCTTCACCTTCCCGCATATCGGCAATACCGGCGTGAACCCCGAGGATGACGAGACGCAGGACCCTGTGGCGGCCGGCATGGTCGTGAAATGGATGCCCACGCAAAGCTCCAACTGGCGGGCCGTCTCGGAATTGTCGGACTGGCTCGCGAGCCGGGGCCGCATCGCCATCGGCGGGATCGACACGCGGCGTCTGACCCGGGCGATCCGCCAGCAGGGCGCGCCCCATGCGGCCCTCGCCCACAATCCCGATGGCGTGTTCGACACGGAAGCGCTGGTGGCCAAGGCCCGCGATTTCGCCGGACTGGAGGGGCTGGACCTCGCCAAGGATGTCACCTGCGCGCAAAGCTATCGCTGGGACGAAATGCGGTGGGCCTGGCCCGAGGGCTATGCCCGTCAGGAAAACCCCGTCCACAAGGTGGTGGCGATCGATTACGGTGCCAAGCGCAACATCCTGCGCAGCCTCGCCTCGGCGGGTTGTGACGTGACTGTCCTGCCCGCGACCGCCACGGCGGAAGATGTGCTGGCGCTCAACCCCGACGGGGTCTTTCTGTCGAACGGACCGGGCGATCCGGCGGCGACGGGCGAATATGCCGTGCCGATGATCCGCGAAGTTCTGGACAAGGGTCTGCCGGTCTTCGGCATCTGCCTCGGTCACCAGATGCTGGCGCTGGCGCTGGGTGCCAAGACCGTGAAGATGAACCACGGCCATCACGGCGCCAATCACCCGGTGAAAGACACCGAGACCGGCAAGGTCGAGGTGACGTCCATGAACCACGGCTTCGCGGTCGACAGCCAGTCCCTGCCCCAAGGCGTGCTCGAGACGCATGTGTCGCTCTTTGACGGGTCGAATTGTGGTCTGCGGGTCGAGGGCAAGCCGGTCTTCTCGGTCCAGCAGCACCCCGAGGCCAGCCCCGGCCCGATGGACAGCTATTACCTGTTCGAGCGGTTCGCCGACTGGATGGCGGACCATAAGGCCGCAAATACCTAA
- a CDS encoding GatB/YqeY domain-containing protein, whose protein sequence is MELRTRITAAMKQAMKDKDADRLSTVRLINAAIKDRDIAARGEGREDGVSDEEVLAILSKMVKQRHESVKTYEEGGRLDLAEREQAEIVVIEEFLPKKLSDAEVTKAIDKAVADVGADSIRDMGRVMGVLKSKYQGQMDFGAVGPRVKERLAG, encoded by the coding sequence ATGGAACTGCGCACGCGGATCACTGCCGCCATGAAACAGGCGATGAAAGACAAGGACGCCGACCGTCTGTCGACGGTGCGCCTGATCAATGCCGCGATCAAGGATCGGGACATCGCCGCGCGCGGCGAAGGGCGTGAAGACGGTGTCAGCGACGAGGAAGTGCTGGCGATCCTCTCCAAGATGGTCAAGCAGCGCCATGAGAGCGTGAAGACCTACGAAGAGGGCGGCCGTCTCGATCTGGCAGAGCGCGAGCAGGCGGAAATCGTCGTCATCGAAGAGTTCCTGCCGAAGAAGCTGTCCGATGCGGAAGTCACCAAGGCCATCGACAAGGCCGTGGCCGATGTCGGCGCCGATTCGATCCGCGATATGGGCCGCGTCATGGGCGTCCTGAAGTCCAAATATCAGGGTCAGATGGATTTCGGCGCGGTCGGCCCGCGCGTGAAGGAGCGTCTGGCGGGCTAA
- a CDS encoding DUF2244 domain-containing protein translates to MPYRWTQKDPSRTEQELTLWPHNSLPPKGFAAFILGTFTLATIPLYGLLGTSLLWGMLPFLLIALGGMYYALRKNEADRRILEVLKITEADLHLTRYNPRGDAQDWHCNPYWAKVALHQSGGPVPNYVTLNGSGREVEIGAFLSEDERKALYSELLDRLARHSPA, encoded by the coding sequence ATGCCCTATCGCTGGACCCAGAAAGACCCGAGCCGGACGGAGCAGGAGCTCACGCTCTGGCCGCATAATTCGCTGCCGCCCAAGGGCTTCGCGGCTTTCATCCTGGGCACGTTCACCCTGGCCACGATCCCCCTTTACGGGCTTCTGGGCACGTCGCTCCTCTGGGGCATGCTGCCCTTCCTGCTGATTGCACTTGGCGGGATGTATTACGCGCTACGCAAGAACGAGGCGGACCGCCGCATCCTCGAAGTGCTCAAGATCACCGAGGCCGACCTGCATCTGACCCGCTACAACCCGCGGGGCGACGCGCAGGACTGGCATTGCAATCCCTATTGGGCCAAGGTCGCGCTGCACCAGAGCGGAGGTCCCGTGCCGAATTACGTCACCCTGAACGGCTCTGGCCGCGAGGTCGAGATCGGGGCATTCCTGTCCGAGGATGAGCGCAAGGCGCTCTATTCGGAGCTTCTCGACCGGCTGGCTCGGCACAGCCCCGCCTGA